The DNA region CATTGGTGGCGGGCGGAATTCTCAGGGCCCCCACTGCCACGATCTCGTCCGTTGGAGCGCTCACGACGACCGAAAGGCCCGGCGTGCGACCCACCTCGACGCCATTGATCGTCGTCACGATGTAGCTCACCAACTCCACTCCGGGAGCGCCGGTCTGCACCACCCGACGGGTCCCAACCCTGGCACTCGTGTCGGGCTGCTCAACCGTGCCATTCGCGATCGCGAGCTGCGACGTCACGGTCTTGACCTCGACACTGCCGTCGCCCGCTATCACGGGAGCGACCGCTTCGACCGTGTTGTCGCGCTGCGATAGCGACCGATGGGCGATATCTGCCGCTCCCGCAGTCGAGAAACTCGTCGCCGCGATCGCTACGACGGCGAGCGAACTGCCCACCTGCCGGTAGATCCGCAGGCGCGCACGAGCCTGCAGGCGGCGCTCTCGGCGACCGCCCGGTGCGGGTGGCAGGTTCTTATAGGTCATGCATTCTCTCTGTGTGGGCGGACAAGACAACCATCATTTGTCTCATATCGGCGTGTCACTACGCAAATTCAACCCGATTCGTGCAAAGGAAATTCTCGTGCGGATCGCCCGCCGGGAGGCCCTTGGCCAATCCCACGCCGCGCCAGCTGGTCAACTCTGCGCTCGTGGTTACCAAGGGCCGTACAAGGCCTCTGAGGTGTCATTGATCGCCGCACAAGCATCGGCGAGGTCGACCCCAAGCACCTCAGAAATGGTGCGCATCGTCGCCGCCACTTGGGACGGCGAATTGACCCGGCCTCGCTGCGGGTGAGGCGTGAGAAAGGGGGCGTCCGTCTCTACGAGCACGTTCTCGAGCGGCGTGACGGCGAGTGCCGCGCGCAACCCCGCCGCGTTCTTGAACGTGACATTGCCCGCGAAACTCACGTAGTAGCCGCGGGAGACACACACCCGAGCCATCGCCGCATCTCCGGAAAAGCAATGAAAGACCGTCCGCTCGGGGGCGCCGTCGCGGTCCAAGACGTCAAGAACGTCCGCGTGGGCGTCCCGATCGTGGATTTGGAGCACCAGGCCGAGCTCCTTGGCCAAGGCAATGTGGTCCCGAAAGGACCGAATCTGCGCGTCGCGACCCTCGGGCCCCGTGTGGTGGTAGTCGAGCCCCGTCTCGCCAATCACCCGCATGCGCGGCAAGCGTGCCAGCCGCGAGATCTCCGCGAGTGCTTCGCGGTAATCGAGTCCACTGGGATGCTCCCCCGCTGCGTGTATCGGCGCCTCATTGGGATGCAGCGCGACGCCTCCGACAAGCCGTCTGTCGGCCTGAATGGCATCGGCCGTCCACCTCGCGGAGCCGATGTCGCAACCGATCTGGACGGCGCGCGTGACACCCACGGCCCCCGCCTCGTCGAGGATCTGTGCGGCGGTGCGTTCAACCGCGCCGCGGTACGGGAAATCGAGGTGGCAATGGTTGTCCACGACCGGCGAGGGAAGCGCCTCGGGCGGCGTGGCCCACGCGACCGTGCTCACGCGACCGTGCTCACGACTCGGAACGCATCCGCTCAAGTTCCTG from Demequina lutea includes:
- a CDS encoding G5 domain-containing protein, coding for MTYKNLPPAPGGRRERRLQARARLRIYRQVGSSLAVVAIAATSFSTAGAADIAHRSLSQRDNTVEAVAPVIAGDGSVEVKTVTSQLAIANGTVEQPDTSARVGTRRVVQTGAPGVELVSYIVTTINGVEVGRTPGLSVVVSAPTDEIVAVGALRIPPATNVQRGSNQALGQQMAADLFGWTGDQWSCLDTLWQHESGWSQTSGNQTSGAYGIPQALPGNKMAVYGADWQTNPATQITWGLHYIQDRYATPCGAWGHFTSHNWY
- a CDS encoding TatD family hydrolase translates to MSTVAWATPPEALPSPVVDNHCHLDFPYRGAVERTAAQILDEAGAVGVTRAVQIGCDIGSARWTADAIQADRRLVGGVALHPNEAPIHAAGEHPSGLDYREALAEISRLARLPRMRVIGETGLDYHHTGPEGRDAQIRSFRDHIALAKELGLVLQIHDRDAHADVLDVLDRDGAPERTVFHCFSGDAAMARVCVSRGYYVSFAGNVTFKNAAGLRAALAVTPLENVLVETDAPFLTPHPQRGRVNSPSQVAATMRTISEVLGVDLADACAAINDTSEALYGPW